In a single window of the Lates calcarifer isolate ASB-BC8 linkage group LG1, TLL_Latcal_v3, whole genome shotgun sequence genome:
- the LOC108900564 gene encoding transmembrane protein 223 — translation MGIQRLLSGALEFYSRQFQLVSIQHKVSVLRNVSVSVQTSPSSGLSNRVTCVSGLCSWRFVHTSRRCAAYGQLSARRSLCTSVSTRPISDITLFEHDGTRFFRLLSVFCGGQFVFWTYLAHFAYTGLRNIGGSEKQTEKGKAVASTTTTGLAGMWSFEMNLGSNTWRYGFTLGCLVIGAGIVGLGTLFCRRSVSQLVLRRGGRMVTVCTQSPFGPGRGRRITVPLSEVACYAHRQQTPSFIPLKVKGHKFYFLLDKNGTLNNARLFDVTVGAYRQL, via the coding sequence ATGGGAATACAGCGTCTTCTGAGCGGGGCGCTGGAGTTTTACTCCAGACAGTTTCAACTCGTTAGCATTCAGCACAAAGTCAGTGTCCTTCGAAACGTGTCCGTGTCGGTGCAGACTTCACCGAGCAGCGGCCTGTCCAACCGGGTTACATGTGTTTCGGGACTGTGCAGCTGGAGATTCGTCCACACAAGCCGCCGCTGTGCCGCTTACGGACAGCTGTCAGCCCGCCGCAGCCTCTGCACCTCCGTCTCCACCCGGCCCATCAGCGATATCACCCTGTTCGAGCACGACGGGACCCGCTTCTTCCGGCTCCTCTCAGTCTTCTGTGGCGGGCAGTTTGTCTTCTGGACATACCTGGCTCACTTCGCCTACACCGGGCTCAGAAACATAGGGGGAAGcgagaagcagacagagaaagggaaagcCGTGGcgtccaccaccaccaccgggCTGGCTGGGATGTGGAGTTTTGAGATGAACCTGGGGTCAAACACCTGGAGGTATGGCTTCACACTGGGATGCCTGGTAATAGGAGCGGGGATAGTCGGGCTCGGGACTCTGTTTTGCCGTCGCTCTGTAAGCCAGCTGGTTTTACGTAGAGGGGGGAGGATGGTGACAGTGTGCACACAGTCACCTTTTGGACCAGGCCGAGGCCGGAGAATAACAGTCCCACTATCCGAGGTGGCCTGTTACGCTCACCGACAGCAGACCCCCTCGTTCATCCCTCTCAAGGTTAAAGGACACAAGTTCTACTTTCTCCTGGACAAAAACGGGACCCTGAACAACGCTAGGCTGTTTGATGTTACTGTTGGGGCATACCGGCAACTTTAA